A portion of the Rhinopithecus roxellana isolate Shanxi Qingling chromosome 19, ASM756505v1, whole genome shotgun sequence genome contains these proteins:
- the COPS3 gene encoding COP9 signalosome complex subunit 3 isoform X1, whose amino-acid sequence MASALEQFVNSVRQLSAQGQMTQLCELINKSGELLAKNLSHLDTVLGALDVQEHSLGVLAVLFVKFSMPSVPDFETLFSQVQLFISTCNGEHIRYATDTFAGLCHQLTNALVERKQPLRGIGILKQAIDKMQMNTNQLTSIHADLCQLCLLAKCFKPALPYLDVDMMDICKENGAYDAKHFLCYYYYGGMIYTGLKNFERALYFYEQAITTPAMAVSHIMLESYKKYILVSLILLGKVQQLPKYTSQIVGRFIKPLSNAYHELAQVYSTNNPSELRNLVNKHSETFTRDNNMGLVKQCLSSLYKKNIQRLTKTFLTLSLQDMASRVQLSGPQEAEKYVLHMIEDGEIFASINQKDGMVSFHDNPEKYNNPAMLHNIDQEMLKCIELDERLKAMDQEITVNPQFVQKSMGSQEDDSGNKPSSYS is encoded by the exons ATGGCGTCTGCCCTGGAGCAGTTCGTGAACAGTGTCCGGCAGCTCTCGGCTCAAG GGCAAATGACACAGCTTTGTGAACTGATCAACAAGAGTGGGGAACTCCTTGCGAAGAACTTATCCCATCTGGACACTGTGCTCGGGGCTCTGGATGTACAAGAACACTCCTTGGGCGTCCTTGCTGTTTT GTTTGTGAAGTTTTCTATGCCCAGTGTTCCTGACTTTGAGACGCTATTCTCACAGGTTCAACTCTTCATCAGTACTTGTAATGGGGAGCACATTCGATATGCAACAGACACTT TTGCTGGGCTTTGCCATCAGCTAACAAATGCACTTGTGGAAAGAAAACAG CCCCTGCGAGGAATTGGCATCCTTAAGCAAGCCATAGACAAGATGCAGATGAATACAAACCAGCTGACCTCAATACATGCTGATCTCTGCCAG CTTTGTTTGCTAGCAAAATGCTTTAAGCCTGCCCTTCCATATCTTGACGTGGATATGATGGATATCTGTAAAGAGAATGGAGCCTATGATGCAAAGCACTTTTTATGTTACTATTATTATGGAGGAATGATCTATACTGGGCTGAAGAACTTTGAAAGAGCTCTCTACTTTTATGAACAG GCTATAACTACTCCTGCCATGGCAGTCAGTCATATCATGTTGGAAtcatataaaaagtatattttagtgTCTTTGATATTACTTGGCAAAGTACAACAGCTACCAAAATATACATCTCAAATTGTGGGTAGATTCATtaag CCTCTTAGCAATGCATACCACGAGTTAGCACAAGTGTATTCAACCAACAACCCCTCAGAACTCCGAAACCTGGTGAATAAGCACAGTGAAACTTTCACTCGTGATAACAACATGGGACTGGTGAAGCAATGCTTGTCATCTCTTTATAAGAAGAATATTCAGAGGCTAACAAAG ACCTTTTTAACTCTGTCATTACAAGATATGGCAAGTCGCGTGCAGTTATCTGGACCTCAGGAGGCAGAAAAATATGTTCTGCACATG atagAAGATGGTGAGATTTTTGCAAGTATTAACCAGAAGGATGGTATGGTCAGTTTCCATGATAAccctgaaaaatataataacccAGCCATGCTTCATAACATTGATCAGGAG ATGCTGAAGTGCATAGAGCTGGATGAGCGGCTGAAAGCCATGGACCAGGAGATCACAGTGAACCCTCAGTTTGTACAAAAG AGTATGGGCTCACAAGAAGATGATTCAGGAAACAAACCATCCAGTTATTCTTGA
- the COPS3 gene encoding COP9 signalosome complex subunit 3 isoform X2 has product MPSVPDFETLFSQVQLFISTCNGEHIRYATDTFAGLCHQLTNALVERKQPLRGIGILKQAIDKMQMNTNQLTSIHADLCQLCLLAKCFKPALPYLDVDMMDICKENGAYDAKHFLCYYYYGGMIYTGLKNFERALYFYEQAITTPAMAVSHIMLESYKKYILVSLILLGKVQQLPKYTSQIVGRFIKPLSNAYHELAQVYSTNNPSELRNLVNKHSETFTRDNNMGLVKQCLSSLYKKNIQRLTKTFLTLSLQDMASRVQLSGPQEAEKYVLHMIEDGEIFASINQKDGMVSFHDNPEKYNNPAMLHNIDQEMLKCIELDERLKAMDQEITVNPQFVQKSMGSQEDDSGNKPSSYS; this is encoded by the exons ATGCCCAGTGTTCCTGACTTTGAGACGCTATTCTCACAGGTTCAACTCTTCATCAGTACTTGTAATGGGGAGCACATTCGATATGCAACAGACACTT TTGCTGGGCTTTGCCATCAGCTAACAAATGCACTTGTGGAAAGAAAACAG CCCCTGCGAGGAATTGGCATCCTTAAGCAAGCCATAGACAAGATGCAGATGAATACAAACCAGCTGACCTCAATACATGCTGATCTCTGCCAG CTTTGTTTGCTAGCAAAATGCTTTAAGCCTGCCCTTCCATATCTTGACGTGGATATGATGGATATCTGTAAAGAGAATGGAGCCTATGATGCAAAGCACTTTTTATGTTACTATTATTATGGAGGAATGATCTATACTGGGCTGAAGAACTTTGAAAGAGCTCTCTACTTTTATGAACAG GCTATAACTACTCCTGCCATGGCAGTCAGTCATATCATGTTGGAAtcatataaaaagtatattttagtgTCTTTGATATTACTTGGCAAAGTACAACAGCTACCAAAATATACATCTCAAATTGTGGGTAGATTCATtaag CCTCTTAGCAATGCATACCACGAGTTAGCACAAGTGTATTCAACCAACAACCCCTCAGAACTCCGAAACCTGGTGAATAAGCACAGTGAAACTTTCACTCGTGATAACAACATGGGACTGGTGAAGCAATGCTTGTCATCTCTTTATAAGAAGAATATTCAGAGGCTAACAAAG ACCTTTTTAACTCTGTCATTACAAGATATGGCAAGTCGCGTGCAGTTATCTGGACCTCAGGAGGCAGAAAAATATGTTCTGCACATG atagAAGATGGTGAGATTTTTGCAAGTATTAACCAGAAGGATGGTATGGTCAGTTTCCATGATAAccctgaaaaatataataacccAGCCATGCTTCATAACATTGATCAGGAG ATGCTGAAGTGCATAGAGCTGGATGAGCGGCTGAAAGCCATGGACCAGGAGATCACAGTGAACCCTCAGTTTGTACAAAAG AGTATGGGCTCACAAGAAGATGATTCAGGAAACAAACCATCCAGTTATTCTTGA
- the COPS3 gene encoding COP9 signalosome complex subunit 3 isoform X3, giving the protein MQMNTNQLTSIHADLCQLCLLAKCFKPALPYLDVDMMDICKENGAYDAKHFLCYYYYGGMIYTGLKNFERALYFYEQAITTPAMAVSHIMLESYKKYILVSLILLGKVQQLPKYTSQIVGRFIKPLSNAYHELAQVYSTNNPSELRNLVNKHSETFTRDNNMGLVKQCLSSLYKKNIQRLTKTFLTLSLQDMASRVQLSGPQEAEKYVLHMIEDGEIFASINQKDGMVSFHDNPEKYNNPAMLHNIDQEMLKCIELDERLKAMDQEITVNPQFVQKSMGSQEDDSGNKPSSYS; this is encoded by the exons ATGCAGATGAATACAAACCAGCTGACCTCAATACATGCTGATCTCTGCCAG CTTTGTTTGCTAGCAAAATGCTTTAAGCCTGCCCTTCCATATCTTGACGTGGATATGATGGATATCTGTAAAGAGAATGGAGCCTATGATGCAAAGCACTTTTTATGTTACTATTATTATGGAGGAATGATCTATACTGGGCTGAAGAACTTTGAAAGAGCTCTCTACTTTTATGAACAG GCTATAACTACTCCTGCCATGGCAGTCAGTCATATCATGTTGGAAtcatataaaaagtatattttagtgTCTTTGATATTACTTGGCAAAGTACAACAGCTACCAAAATATACATCTCAAATTGTGGGTAGATTCATtaag CCTCTTAGCAATGCATACCACGAGTTAGCACAAGTGTATTCAACCAACAACCCCTCAGAACTCCGAAACCTGGTGAATAAGCACAGTGAAACTTTCACTCGTGATAACAACATGGGACTGGTGAAGCAATGCTTGTCATCTCTTTATAAGAAGAATATTCAGAGGCTAACAAAG ACCTTTTTAACTCTGTCATTACAAGATATGGCAAGTCGCGTGCAGTTATCTGGACCTCAGGAGGCAGAAAAATATGTTCTGCACATG atagAAGATGGTGAGATTTTTGCAAGTATTAACCAGAAGGATGGTATGGTCAGTTTCCATGATAAccctgaaaaatataataacccAGCCATGCTTCATAACATTGATCAGGAG ATGCTGAAGTGCATAGAGCTGGATGAGCGGCTGAAAGCCATGGACCAGGAGATCACAGTGAACCCTCAGTTTGTACAAAAG AGTATGGGCTCACAAGAAGATGATTCAGGAAACAAACCATCCAGTTATTCTTGA